In the genome of Photobacterium sp. TY1-4, one region contains:
- the epd gene encoding erythrose-4-phosphate dehydrogenase, translating into MTLRVAINGFGRIGRSVLRALYESGKHHQIKVVAVNELAEPEAMAHLLQYDTSHGRFRKPVSHDQEHLFIAHDNGEQDSIRILHQSDIHLLPWQDLEVDIVLDCTGVFGSRDDGEAHLKAGAKKVLFSHPAGNDIDHTIIYGVNHDSLRPSHKIVSNGSCTTNCIVPVIKVLDEAFGIESGTITTIHSAMNDQQVIDAYHGDLRRTRAASQSIIPVDTKLHLGIGRIFPKFSDKFEAISVRVPTINVTAMDLSVTVKTNVKVNDVNQSLAEASRCTLGGIVDYTEAPLVSIDFNHDPHSAIVDGTQTRVSNQHLLKLLVWCDNEWGFANRMLDTALAMQAADTLPETTE; encoded by the coding sequence ATGACACTAAGAGTCGCAATCAATGGATTTGGCCGTATCGGACGCAGTGTGCTTCGCGCCCTGTATGAGAGCGGTAAACATCATCAGATCAAAGTCGTGGCAGTGAACGAGTTGGCCGAGCCGGAAGCGATGGCCCACCTGTTACAGTATGACACCAGCCACGGCCGCTTTCGTAAGCCTGTCTCCCATGATCAGGAGCACCTGTTTATTGCCCACGACAATGGCGAGCAGGACAGTATCCGGATCCTGCACCAGTCTGATATTCACCTGTTGCCGTGGCAGGATCTCGAAGTCGATATTGTGCTTGACTGTACCGGGGTGTTCGGCTCGCGCGATGATGGCGAGGCGCATTTGAAAGCCGGGGCTAAAAAAGTCCTGTTTTCCCACCCGGCCGGCAATGATATCGATCACACCATCATCTACGGTGTGAACCACGACTCCCTTCGCCCGTCACACAAAATTGTTTCCAACGGCTCCTGTACCACCAACTGTATTGTTCCCGTCATCAAAGTGCTCGATGAAGCCTTTGGGATTGAATCCGGGACCATCACCACGATCCATTCCGCGATGAATGACCAGCAGGTCATCGATGCTTACCACGGCGATCTGCGTCGTACCCGCGCTGCCAGCCAGTCCATTATCCCGGTTGATACCAAACTTCATTTAGGGATTGGTCGAATCTTTCCGAAATTTTCTGACAAATTTGAAGCCATCTCTGTGCGCGTGCCCACAATTAACGTTACGGCGATGGATTTAAGTGTCACAGTGAAAACAAATGTGAAAGTTAATGACGTAAATCAATCACTGGCAGAGGCGTCTCGTTGTACATTAGGCGGTATTGTGGACTATACCGAAGCCCCGCTGGTTTCCATCGATTTCAATCATGACCCCCACAGTGCCATTGTGGACGGAACGCAAACCCGGGTAAGTAACCAGCATTTGCTCAAGCTCCTGGTCTGGTGTGATAACGAATGGGGATTTGCCAACCGGATGCTGGACACCGCGTTAGCAATGCAGGCGGCCGATACGCTGCCTGAAACAACTGAGTAG
- a CDS encoding LysE/ArgO family amino acid transporter: MSIWALLQGFGLGASMIIPIGAQNAFVLNQGIKRNHHLTTATICILLDALFISLGIFGGGALLSSNETLLTGVTLGGILFLLFYGALSLSSALRPANAEELSAQKLARGRRAVILGALAVTVLNPHMYLDTVVILGSIGGQFEGHDRIAFAIGTILASFVWFYTISIGAAKLGPTLSKPAVKRGIDLAVAAMMFFIASHLAQQLWSDYALG, translated from the coding sequence ATGAGTATTTGGGCGCTATTACAAGGCTTCGGTTTAGGGGCCAGTATGATTATCCCGATCGGAGCGCAGAACGCATTTGTGTTGAATCAGGGAATTAAACGCAATCATCACCTAACCACAGCGACGATTTGCATTCTGCTGGATGCCCTGTTCATCAGCCTGGGGATCTTTGGCGGTGGCGCCCTGCTCTCCAGCAATGAAACCCTGCTGACCGGCGTCACTCTCGGCGGTATTTTGTTCCTGCTGTTCTACGGCGCGCTGTCCCTGAGCAGTGCCCTGCGTCCGGCCAATGCCGAAGAGCTATCAGCCCAGAAGCTGGCCCGCGGCCGCCGCGCGGTGATCCTCGGTGCGCTGGCGGTGACCGTCCTGAATCCGCATATGTATCTCGATACGGTGGTCATCCTGGGCTCTATCGGCGGGCAGTTTGAAGGCCATGATCGGATCGCCTTTGCGATTGGGACCATCCTGGCTTCCTTCGTCTGGTTCTATACCATTTCAATCGGAGCCGCCAAGCTGGGGCCAACCCTGTCAAAACCAGCCGTTAAACGTGGTATTGACCTGGCCGTTGCGGCGATGATGTTTTTTATTGCCAGCCATCTGGCGCAGCAACTCTGGAGCGACTATGCCCTCGGATAG
- a CDS encoding LysR family transcriptional regulator ArgP: MRGLDYRWIEALDAVISQRGFERAAEDLCITQSAVSQRIKQLEKLMAQPMLVREQPPRPTPAGQKLLGLYRRVRLLEQELLPALATDADDQPMSVAIATNADSLATWLLPALSPLLKSRRIELNLLVEDEARTLDKLRSGEVVGALSMESRPLPGCVAEYLGRVDYLCVASPAFVRQYFSAGVTRTSLMSAPGVTFDPHDDMHEQFVHQHFNLPPGRVMKHTVRSSEAFVRLALEGIAFCLIPRVQIQQELAQGLLVNVTPEIMLSRRMYWHHWVLESGVLSELTQQLTQYARHILPQ, from the coding sequence ATGAGAGGACTGGATTACCGGTGGATTGAAGCGCTGGATGCGGTGATTTCCCAGCGCGGGTTTGAGCGCGCAGCCGAGGATTTGTGTATTACCCAATCAGCGGTGTCGCAGCGGATCAAGCAATTGGAAAAGCTGATGGCCCAGCCGATGCTGGTGCGAGAACAGCCGCCCCGGCCGACCCCGGCCGGGCAGAAACTGCTGGGACTCTATCGACGGGTCCGCTTGCTGGAGCAGGAGTTGCTGCCGGCCCTGGCAACCGATGCTGACGATCAACCGATGTCGGTGGCAATTGCCACCAATGCTGACAGCCTGGCTACCTGGTTGTTACCGGCGCTCAGTCCGTTGCTGAAATCCCGCCGGATAGAGCTCAACCTGTTGGTCGAGGATGAAGCCCGGACGCTGGATAAGCTGCGCAGCGGCGAAGTGGTGGGGGCGCTCAGTATGGAAAGCCGCCCGTTGCCGGGGTGTGTGGCGGAATATCTGGGGCGGGTCGACTATCTTTGTGTGGCCAGTCCGGCATTTGTCAGGCAGTATTTTTCTGCCGGGGTGACGCGTACGTCCTTGATGTCGGCACCCGGGGTGACGTTTGATCCCCATGACGACATGCATGAGCAGTTTGTGCACCAGCATTTTAATCTGCCGCCGGGCCGTGTGATGAAGCATACGGTCCGCTCGTCGGAAGCCTTTGTGCGTCTGGCTCTGGAAGGCATTGCGTTCTGCCTGATCCCCCGGGTTCAGATCCAGCAGGAGCTGGCACAGGGACTGCTGGTCAATGTTACCCCGGAGATCATGCTCAGCCGCCGGATGTACTGGCATCACTGGGTGCTGGAAAGCGGGGTGCTGTCTGAACTCACCCAGCAGTTGACTCAGTATGCCCGGCACATTCTGCCGCAGTAG
- a CDS encoding phosphoglycerate kinase, with amino-acid sequence MSVIKMTDLDLAGKRVFIRADLNVPVKDGKVTSDARILASLPTIKHCLEAGAKVMVTSHLGRPTEGEYAEEFSLQPVVNYLNDALDCDVKLAKDYLDGIELNAGELVVLENVRFNQGEKKNEEALSKKYAALCDVFVMDAFGTAHRAQASTHGVGMFAPIACAGPLLANELDALGKAMDKPARPMVAIVGGSKVSTKLTVLESLSKVADQLVVGGGIANTFIAAAGHNVGKSLYEADLVGTAKKLMEECAIPVATDVACAKAFDENAEAEIKHVSEVQDDDMIFDLGPESTAALAEILKNAKTILWNGPVGVFEFKNFEAGTKGISEAIAASEGFSVAGGGDTLAAIDKFGIKADVSYISTGGGAFLEFVEGKTLPAVAMLEERAKA; translated from the coding sequence ATGTCTGTAATCAAGATGACTGATCTGGACCTTGCAGGTAAACGCGTTTTCATTCGTGCAGACCTAAACGTGCCAGTGAAAGACGGCAAAGTAACTTCTGATGCACGTATTCTGGCATCACTGCCTACAATCAAGCACTGCCTGGAAGCGGGTGCGAAAGTCATGGTGACATCTCACCTGGGTCGCCCGACTGAAGGTGAGTACGCAGAAGAGTTCTCTCTACAACCGGTTGTGAACTACCTGAACGACGCCCTGGATTGCGACGTGAAGCTGGCCAAAGACTACCTGGACGGGATTGAGCTGAACGCCGGTGAGCTGGTGGTTCTGGAAAATGTTCGCTTTAACCAAGGCGAGAAGAAGAACGAAGAAGCACTGTCGAAGAAATATGCAGCCCTGTGTGATGTGTTCGTGATGGATGCCTTCGGTACGGCGCACCGTGCACAGGCCTCGACGCACGGCGTTGGCATGTTCGCACCAATCGCGTGCGCCGGTCCGCTGCTGGCCAACGAGCTGGATGCCCTGGGCAAAGCGATGGATAAACCAGCGCGCCCAATGGTAGCGATTGTCGGTGGCTCTAAAGTGTCAACCAAACTGACGGTGCTGGAGTCACTGTCGAAAGTGGCTGATCAGCTGGTTGTCGGTGGCGGTATCGCCAACACCTTCATTGCTGCTGCGGGCCACAACGTGGGTAAATCCCTGTACGAAGCGGATCTGGTCGGCACTGCCAAGAAACTGATGGAAGAGTGTGCGATTCCGGTCGCGACGGATGTTGCGTGTGCCAAAGCGTTTGACGAGAACGCAGAAGCCGAAATCAAACATGTTTCTGAAGTGCAGGACGATGACATGATCTTCGACCTGGGTCCAGAATCCACAGCAGCACTTGCAGAAATTCTGAAGAACGCGAAAACCATCCTGTGGAACGGCCCGGTTGGTGTATTCGAGTTCAAGAACTTTGAAGCCGGCACCAAAGGTATTTCTGAAGCCATTGCCGCTTCTGAAGGTTTCTCTGTTGCAGGGGGTGGTGACACCCTGGCTGCGATTGACAAGTTCGGTATCAAGGCGGATGTTTCTTACATCTCAACGGGTGGCGGCGCATTCCTGGAGTTCGTGGAAGGCAAAACCCTGCCGGCAGTTGCGATGCTGGAAGAGCGTGCTAAAGCTTAA
- a CDS encoding YbaK/EbsC family protein codes for MPSDRQAVIYQNNLSLFQQAGVGYQSWQHEPILDYETDAKLAETLGWTAAPTKSLFLKVKGGGHSLLLTHKDSRLDSKQVKQALGKRVSVCSHEEMVAVIGCAPGAVCPFGLDEAIVLLVDPVLYRHPELMYTPGEPEYTFAFASADLDTLLATLPNPVIRLLR; via the coding sequence ATGCCCTCGGATAGACAAGCCGTCATATACCAGAACAATCTGAGCCTGTTTCAACAGGCCGGCGTAGGATATCAATCCTGGCAGCACGAACCGATTTTAGATTATGAAACAGATGCCAAACTGGCCGAAACACTGGGCTGGACGGCGGCACCAACCAAAAGTCTGTTTCTGAAGGTCAAAGGCGGCGGGCACAGCCTGCTGCTGACCCATAAAGACAGCCGGCTCGACAGTAAACAAGTCAAGCAGGCGCTGGGCAAACGGGTCTCGGTCTGCAGCCATGAAGAAATGGTTGCTGTCATCGGCTGCGCGCCGGGCGCGGTCTGTCCGTTTGGACTCGACGAAGCGATCGTCTTGCTGGTTGATCCGGTGCTCTATCGGCATCCGGAACTGATGTATACCCCGGGCGAGCCGGAATATACGTTCGCCTTTGCCAGCGCAGATCTCGACACCCTGCTCGCCACACTACCCAACCCGGTGATCCGACTCCTCAGATAA
- the mscS gene encoding small-conductance mechanosensitive channel MscS, with amino-acid sequence MSESVAETVVDTIKDNELTSGVLNAGTWIADNQDLLIQYGVNLISALLILFIGNIITKVIANGVAKMLRKKQMDGAVVEFLHSLVRYLLFVIVLIAALGRVGVQTASVVAVIGAAGLAIGLALQGSLSNFAAGVLIVAFRPFKSGDYVEVGGVAGSVESIQVFSTVLNTPDNKMVVVPNAAVIGGPITNYSRHQTRRIDFVIGVSYKSDLKKTKAVLSRVVAAEPRVLQDPKPTIGVVALADSSVNFVVRPWVKTSEYWAVYFDLLQAIKEELDKEGIEIPFPQMDVHLNKVED; translated from the coding sequence ATGAGTGAGAGTGTTGCAGAAACGGTCGTAGATACGATTAAGGATAACGAGTTAACCAGTGGTGTCCTGAATGCCGGGACCTGGATTGCGGACAACCAGGACTTGCTGATCCAGTATGGGGTGAACCTCATTTCAGCGCTGCTGATCCTGTTTATTGGTAATATCATCACCAAGGTCATTGCCAACGGCGTTGCGAAAATGCTGCGGAAAAAGCAGATGGACGGTGCGGTAGTCGAGTTCCTGCACTCTCTGGTTCGCTATCTGCTGTTCGTGATTGTGCTGATTGCCGCCTTGGGCCGGGTTGGCGTGCAAACGGCCTCTGTGGTTGCCGTGATCGGTGCCGCCGGCTTGGCCATCGGCCTGGCCTTGCAGGGCTCGCTGTCGAACTTCGCCGCCGGGGTGCTGATTGTTGCGTTCCGTCCGTTTAAGTCGGGTGATTATGTTGAGGTAGGTGGTGTTGCCGGTTCGGTTGAATCGATCCAGGTGTTCTCGACCGTGTTGAATACCCCGGATAACAAGATGGTGGTGGTGCCGAACGCGGCCGTCATTGGCGGTCCGATCACCAACTATTCGCGCCATCAGACCCGCCGGATTGATTTTGTGATCGGTGTTTCCTATAAATCTGATTTGAAGAAAACCAAAGCGGTGCTGAGCCGGGTAGTGGCGGCAGAGCCGCGTGTCCTGCAGGATCCGAAGCCGACGATTGGCGTCGTGGCGCTGGCCGATTCATCCGTTAACTTCGTGGTACGTCCTTGGGTCAAAACGTCGGAGTACTGGGCGGTTTACTTTGACTTGCTGCAGGCGATCAAAGAAGAGCTGGATAAAGAAGGGATTGAAATTCCGTTCCCGCAAATGGATGTTCACCTGAACAAGGTTGAAGATTAA
- the metK gene encoding methionine adenosyltransferase: MSKHLFTSESVSEGHPDKIADQISDAVLDAILEQDPKARVACETYVKTGMVMVGGEITTSAWVDIEEITRKTVRDIGYVHSDMGFDANSCAVLSAIGKQSPDINQGVDREDPRELGAGDQGIMFGYATNETDVLMPAPVTYAHRLVERQAKIRKNGTLPWLRPDAKSQVTFAYDQGKIVGIDAVVLSTQHCDSIELPVLQEAVMEEIIKPVLPSEWLTKDTKYFINPTGRFVIGGPMGDCGLTGRKIIVDTYGGAARHGGGAFSGKDPSKVDRSAAYAARYVAKNIVAAGLAARCEIQLSYAIGVADPTSIMVETFGTEKVAHDVIVEAVRQHFDLRPYGLIEMLDLLQPIYQKTAAYGHFGREEFPWEKTDKADLLRDFANLK; this comes from the coding sequence ATGTCAAAGCACCTGTTTACTTCTGAGTCTGTATCAGAAGGACATCCGGATAAAATTGCCGATCAGATCTCTGATGCCGTATTGGATGCAATCCTGGAGCAAGACCCGAAGGCACGTGTTGCGTGTGAAACCTATGTCAAAACCGGCATGGTGATGGTGGGTGGCGAAATCACCACCTCTGCCTGGGTTGATATTGAAGAGATCACCCGTAAAACAGTTCGTGACATCGGCTATGTACACTCTGACATGGGCTTTGATGCCAACTCCTGTGCGGTCCTGAGCGCGATTGGGAAACAGTCTCCGGACATCAACCAGGGTGTTGACCGTGAAGATCCGCGCGAACTGGGCGCAGGCGATCAGGGCATTATGTTCGGTTACGCGACCAACGAAACCGATGTGCTGATGCCGGCACCCGTGACTTACGCCCACCGTCTGGTTGAGCGTCAGGCGAAAATCCGCAAAAACGGCACCCTGCCATGGTTGCGTCCGGATGCGAAAAGCCAGGTTACCTTTGCATACGATCAAGGCAAAATCGTTGGGATCGATGCGGTTGTTCTGTCAACGCAACACTGTGACAGCATCGAGCTGCCTGTGCTGCAAGAAGCCGTGATGGAAGAGATCATCAAGCCGGTGCTGCCAAGCGAGTGGCTGACCAAAGACACCAAATACTTCATCAACCCGACCGGTCGTTTCGTCATTGGTGGTCCAATGGGTGACTGTGGCCTGACCGGCCGTAAGATCATCGTCGACACCTACGGCGGTGCCGCGCGTCACGGTGGCGGTGCTTTCTCCGGTAAAGATCCATCAAAAGTTGACCGCAGTGCGGCGTATGCCGCACGTTACGTGGCGAAAAACATCGTTGCTGCCGGCCTGGCTGCTCGCTGTGAAATTCAGCTGTCTTACGCCATCGGTGTCGCGGATCCAACGTCCATCATGGTGGAAACTTTCGGCACTGAGAAAGTGGCACACGATGTGATTGTTGAAGCAGTGCGTCAGCACTTCGACCTGCGTCCATACGGCCTGATTGAAATGCTGGATCTGCTGCAGCCAATCTACCAGAAGACGGCGGCTTACGGTCACTTCGGCCGTGAAGAATTCCCTTGGGAAAAAACTGACAAAGCCGATCTGCTGCGTGACTTCGCCAACCTGAAGTAA
- the tkt gene encoding transketolase → MPSRKDLANAIRALSMDGVQQANSGHPGAPMGMADIAEVLWRSHMNHNPQNPSWADRDRFVLSNGHGSMLIYSLLHLTGYALPIEELKNFRQLHSKTPGHPEYGYAPGIETTTGPLGQGITNAVGMAIAEKAMAAQFNQDGHDIVDHFTYVFMGDGCLMEGISHEACSLAGTLGLGKLIAFWDDNGISIDGEVEGWFTDDTAKRFESYGWHVIPAVDGHDPEAINAAIEAAKAESGKPTLICTKTIIGFGSPNKAGSHDCHGAPLGHDEIAAAREFLGWNHGPFEIPADIATAWDAKDAGAAKEAAWDEKFAAYAAAYPELAAEFKRRMNGELPAEWEAQASQIIADLQANPANIASRKASQNALEAFGKLLPEFMGGSADLAPSNLTMWSGSKSLTADDASGNYIHYGVREFGMTAIINGIALHGGFVPYGATFLMFMEYARNAMRMAALMKVQNIQVYTHDSIGLGEDGPTHQPVEQIASLRLTPNMSTWRPCDQVESAVAWKLAIERKDAPTALIFSRQNLAQQARSEAQVADIAKGGYILKDSDGKPELILIATGSEVELAVKAADELTAAGKQVRVVSMPSTDAFDKQDAAYRESVLPSDVTARIAIEAGIADFWYKYVGFDGRIIGMTTFGESAPAGQLFEMFGFTTENVVSTAKELLA, encoded by the coding sequence ATGCCTTCTCGTAAAGATCTTGCAAATGCAATCCGTGCCCTGAGCATGGACGGTGTACAACAAGCCAACTCCGGTCACCCGGGTGCCCCGATGGGGATGGCTGACATCGCCGAAGTCCTGTGGCGCAGCCACATGAACCACAACCCACAGAACCCGAGCTGGGCTGATCGTGACCGCTTCGTGCTGTCTAACGGCCACGGCTCAATGCTGATCTACTCGCTGCTGCACCTGACTGGTTACGCGCTGCCGATCGAAGAGCTGAAGAACTTCCGTCAGCTGCACTCGAAAACCCCGGGCCACCCGGAGTACGGTTACGCGCCGGGCATCGAAACCACCACAGGTCCGCTGGGTCAGGGCATCACCAATGCTGTGGGCATGGCAATTGCTGAAAAAGCCATGGCTGCGCAATTCAACCAGGACGGCCACGACATCGTCGATCACTTCACTTACGTGTTCATGGGCGACGGCTGTCTGATGGAAGGGATCTCGCACGAAGCCTGCTCCCTGGCCGGTACCCTGGGCCTGGGCAAACTGATCGCGTTTTGGGATGACAACGGCATCTCAATCGACGGTGAAGTGGAAGGCTGGTTCACCGACGATACTGCCAAGCGTTTTGAGTCTTACGGCTGGCACGTGATCCCGGCGGTTGACGGCCACGATCCGGAAGCGATCAACGCAGCGATTGAAGCAGCGAAAGCGGAAAGCGGCAAACCAACCCTGATCTGCACCAAAACCATCATCGGCTTCGGCTCACCAAACAAAGCCGGCTCGCACGACTGTCACGGCGCACCACTGGGCCACGACGAAATCGCTGCAGCCCGTGAATTCCTGGGCTGGAACCACGGTCCGTTTGAAATCCCGGCTGACATTGCGACAGCATGGGATGCCAAAGATGCCGGTGCTGCCAAAGAAGCAGCCTGGGACGAGAAGTTTGCAGCCTACGCGGCGGCATATCCTGAGCTGGCGGCTGAGTTCAAACGTCGCATGAACGGCGAACTGCCGGCAGAGTGGGAAGCGCAGGCAAGCCAAATCATCGCTGATCTGCAAGCCAACCCGGCCAACATCGCCTCACGTAAAGCGTCCCAAAACGCGCTGGAAGCGTTCGGCAAACTGTTGCCTGAATTCATGGGCGGCTCGGCTGACCTGGCGCCATCGAACCTGACCATGTGGTCTGGCTCGAAATCCCTGACTGCCGATGACGCGTCTGGGAACTACATCCACTACGGTGTGCGTGAGTTCGGCATGACCGCGATCATCAACGGTATCGCCCTGCACGGCGGTTTCGTACCGTACGGCGCAACCTTCCTGATGTTCATGGAATACGCCCGTAACGCCATGCGCATGGCTGCGCTGATGAAAGTGCAGAACATCCAGGTTTACACCCACGACTCGATCGGTCTGGGCGAAGACGGCCCGACCCACCAGCCGGTTGAGCAAATCGCGTCACTGCGCCTGACTCCGAACATGAGCACCTGGCGTCCTTGTGATCAGGTTGAATCTGCTGTGGCGTGGAAACTGGCGATTGAACGCAAAGACGCACCGACCGCGCTGATCTTCTCGCGCCAGAACCTGGCCCAGCAAGCACGCAGCGAAGCACAGGTGGCTGACATTGCCAAGGGGGGTTACATCCTGAAAGACAGCGACGGCAAACCTGAGCTGATCCTGATTGCGACCGGCTCTGAAGTTGAGCTGGCGGTGAAAGCTGCCGACGAGCTGACGGCTGCAGGCAAGCAGGTTCGCGTGGTCTCGATGCCATCGACCGATGCCTTCGACAAGCAAGATGCGGCTTACCGTGAGTCTGTGCTGCCATCTGACGTCACAGCGCGGATCGCGATTGAAGCCGGCATCGCCGACTTCTGGTACAAGTACGTCGGCTTTGACGGCCGCATCATCGGCATGACCACTTTCGGTGAATCTGCACCGGCCGGTCAGCTGTTTGAGATGTTCGGTTTCACCACGGAAAACGTGGTGAGCACCGCCAAAGAACTGCTGGCTTAA
- the fbaA gene encoding class II fructose-bisphosphate aldolase: MSKIFDFVKPGVISGDDVQKVFEVAKENQFALPAVNVVNTDSINAVLEAAAKVKAPVVIQFSNGGAGFFVGKGLKLEGQEAQIKGAVAGAKYVHAIAESYGVPVILHTDHAAKKLLPWIDGLLDAGEAFFAQTGKPLFSSHMIDLSEESLEENIEICAQYLTRMAKMNMTLEIELGCTGGEEDGVDNSDMDQSELYTSPEDVAYAYEKLNAISHRFTIAASFGNVHGVYKPGNVVLTPTILRDSQAYCSEKFGIASNALNFVFHGGSGSSLEEIRESISYGVIKMNIDTDTQWATWDGIRQYEAENHDYLQGQIGNPTGEDAPNKKYYDPRVWLRAGQASMVKRLEQAFSDLNAIDVL, encoded by the coding sequence ATGTCTAAGATCTTCGATTTCGTAAAACCTGGTGTAATTTCTGGCGACGACGTACAGAAAGTATTTGAAGTTGCAAAAGAAAATCAATTTGCACTTCCTGCGGTGAACGTAGTGAACACTGACTCGATCAATGCTGTCCTGGAAGCGGCTGCCAAAGTGAAAGCGCCAGTTGTGATTCAGTTCTCAAACGGCGGTGCTGGTTTCTTCGTCGGTAAAGGACTGAAACTAGAAGGTCAGGAAGCACAAATCAAAGGTGCGGTTGCGGGTGCGAAATACGTGCACGCGATTGCTGAGTCTTACGGTGTGCCTGTCATTCTGCACACTGACCACGCTGCGAAAAAACTACTGCCTTGGATCGACGGCCTGCTGGATGCGGGTGAAGCGTTCTTTGCACAAACCGGCAAGCCACTGTTCTCTTCTCACATGATCGATCTGTCTGAAGAGTCACTGGAAGAAAACATCGAGATCTGTGCTCAGTACCTGACGCGCATGGCGAAGATGAACATGACGCTGGAAATCGAACTGGGTTGTACCGGCGGTGAAGAAGACGGCGTTGACAACTCCGATATGGATCAGTCTGAGCTGTACACATCTCCGGAAGATGTTGCTTACGCTTACGAAAAACTGAATGCCATCAGCCACCGTTTCACCATTGCGGCGTCTTTCGGTAACGTACACGGTGTTTACAAGCCAGGTAACGTTGTACTGACTCCGACGATTCTGCGTGATTCTCAAGCATACTGTTCTGAGAAATTCGGTATTGCGTCAAACGCGCTGAACTTCGTCTTCCACGGTGGTTCAGGCTCATCTCTGGAAGAGATCCGCGAGTCTATCTCTTACGGTGTGATCAAAATGAACATTGATACCGATACGCAGTGGGCGACTTGGGACGGTATTCGTCAGTACGAAGCTGAAAACCACGATTACCTGCAAGGCCAGATCGGTAACCCAACCGGTGAAGATGCACCGAACAAGAAATACTACGACCCACGTGTATGGTTGCGTGCGGGCCAGGCATCTATGGTAAAACGTCTGGAGCAAGCGTTCTCTGATCTGAACGCGATCGACGTACTGTAA
- a CDS encoding oxidative stress defense protein, with amino-acid sequence MKKHLLAVALGIAALGVTPAFAANLTVPHLETVGQGEVTAQPDMAEFSVAVEETRASAKEAKQAVDKAVTAFVERLVASGVERSDILSANISLHPQYHYPKDEKPELIGYRASRHITVMVHDLSKLNEYLDNALGDGINRINNIQLKLSNEAEYLEQARQAAIKDAQAKAESLAKGFGTRLDGVWQITYQVAQPRPVMMMKMAMDAGAPEIAATYQDTEMTIRDRVEVVFKLEE; translated from the coding sequence ATGAAGAAACATCTACTGGCGGTTGCCCTGGGGATTGCTGCACTGGGCGTGACACCGGCATTTGCTGCCAATCTCACGGTGCCGCACCTCGAAACCGTCGGCCAGGGTGAAGTCACAGCGCAGCCGGATATGGCCGAGTTCTCTGTGGCGGTGGAAGAAACCCGTGCCAGCGCGAAAGAAGCCAAGCAAGCGGTGGACAAAGCGGTCACGGCGTTTGTTGAGCGACTGGTCGCCAGCGGGGTTGAGCGCAGCGATATTCTCAGTGCGAACATCAGCCTTCACCCGCAATATCATTATCCGAAAGACGAAAAGCCCGAGCTGATCGGATACCGTGCCAGCCGCCATATTACGGTGATGGTGCATGATCTGAGCAAGCTCAATGAGTATCTCGATAACGCATTGGGCGACGGGATCAACCGGATCAACAATATCCAGCTGAAACTCAGCAACGAGGCGGAGTATCTGGAGCAGGCGCGTCAGGCCGCCATCAAGGACGCACAGGCGAAAGCCGAATCACTGGCCAAAGGTTTCGGTACCCGATTGGATGGCGTCTGGCAGATCACCTATCAGGTTGCACAGCCGCGCCCGGTGATGATGATGAAGATGGCAATGGATGCGGGGGCACCGGAAATCGCCGCGACCTACCAGGATACGGAAATGACGATCCGGGATCGGGTTGAGGTGGTCTTTAAGCTGGAAGAGTAA